The Trichomycterus rosablanca isolate fTriRos1 chromosome 19, fTriRos1.hap1, whole genome shotgun sequence region TATGGGATGGGTCCAGACGCCTGCACAAGTGGGAAAGGTGtggagtcacatggagcttagcgtggctctttCCATGTGGGAACCCAGCAGCGGCTGCAGATACGTGTCAGAGagggcgtgtggtgatccgaCACTGCTTGATTAGATCGGTGGTTGTGCAGGCGGAAGCGGATTCACAGATAGGAACTGGGAATGACTTAGATTTGGAGATAAAGGGAGATAAAATTGAGAAAATGGATAGAAGCATCCAACCTTGAAATAAGGCGATGGAACAGCTCCTAAAAAGTGTGAGAACAGTGTCTGCACTCTAGGATGTCCTTAAAAAATGGTGATATTAGTTTTTACCCAGGGTGTTATCACAACATTGATCTTAAGACGTGATGGAAGATGTTTCCAGCGTGTTTTTTCGGGCGTGTTAcctgtttttaaagtgcttgttGGATGTAATGACTGATCTTCAGAAGCTGCAGTTCTGCTGGGACTGAAATCTGCTGAGAGACCAGAAACACAAATCAATACAGATGATCAGAGAGAGTCCGGCCGTAACCATGAGGCATCCAACATGGAGCTCTGATCACTCCTCTGTACACGGATCAATCACACAGCGCTGATAttattagatagacagacacacagacagacagacagacagacagacaagcagactgtaggactgtagaCGAGCGACTCTACCTGCTTCATGTTTCTCTTCACTGGATTCATGCTGCTTAACACCCAGTTCTTCTACAGGAGCCtaaaaccaataaaaaaacTGTTCAAACCAGCATCATTAAACCAGTCTGTATGAACCAGTGTGATTAAACCAGACTGTATAAACCAGCATCATTAAACCAGTCTGATTAAACCAGCATCATTAAACCAGTCTGATTAAACCAGTCTGATGAAACCAGACCAATAATCAAAACCagattaataatataaacagaCGTACCGAGTTTCTGAGAGTCTCTGTGTCCTCAAACACGATGAGAGGCTGAGTGTCCTGTAATACAATCACATCtcagtatacacacactgtagggACAGAAGTATTAGTATCGTTCATATCTGtcaataaaatcattttaaatatgtgGCAACAGCTTAGGGAAGGCCGTTTCCCTTTCCTTTACCCTGCTGAAAAgcactgggatgaactggaacgttgATTGTGAGCGAGGTCTCCTTGTTTAATGtgggtgcctgacctcacaagtgAAACAGGCATAAACTCCCCataggcacactccaaaatcttgtggcaACCCTGCAAAAccatattaatgcctgtggttttggaatggtgTGTCCAACTAGCTCACTGTAAGGTGTCTGGATACTTCTGGTTATGTAGCGTATCacgtataaacacacacacacacacacacacacacacacacacacacacactacctgcGGTGGAGGTAGAAAAGCCGTGCGTAAGGTGCGAGGCAAACATTCTGGAAGGGCGTAGCCATTTTTCCGCGCCACGACCAAGTGGAAGGCAGTGCAGAATTCTGGGAACGTGAGGGCTCCGTCTCGATCCACATCACTCAGCTCCCTGCAAAACAGACGTCATCTCAAACGTAAACATGTCTGAGAAATGGTTGCAAACGTTCATCACTAAAATCAAAAGCAGCTACGTCCAGACCTCAGCGAATCAGTCTGGGAAAAATAGGGCTACCATTTGATTaatttaacttattattatttattacttgtTATTTCCTgactgggcggcatggtggcgcagtgggtagcaggAACTGTCTGTGTTCAATCACccagggtcctctctgtgtggaatttgtatgttctccctgtgtctgcatgggtttccaccgggcgctccggtttcccccacaagtccaaagacacagTCAGGCCAACTAGAGCTACTCAAAGTGTGTGTACCAAGTAATCGAGTATAAATAATGACCTTGCTGTTATATGTAAGTGTGGTTGGTTGGACTCACCATATATGAGAGAGCTCAGGAATGGGCAGCCTGGACTTGGTGAAGAAGCTTTTTGCAGCTGTACCTTTAtaggaaaacaaaaaacaaacttttATCTGTTATTAAGGAACAAAAGCTGCAACAAACTGCAGACGAACGATCGACTCTTGTGTACGTTCATAACAGAACAAGAACAAGCTTCAACTGAACTGAGATTCTCAATTCTACATCAATTCCTCAAACCATCCAGGACTTTTTTAGTCTTATGAAAGGTTTGtaggcctttttttttttttattcaatgttTTGTTGAACCCTCTACAAAACACAAACCTAAATGTGCCGTTTTTCTGCACCACCGACCaaccagcagagatcgtaattgctcATATAGGCGACCAGCCAGCCAATAACAGATTCCAAATGTCAGTCCTGGtggtgttcacatatttttgaccatatacTGTCTCTTGTCATTCATTTATGACCAAGTTTGAGCACCTCTGTAcagaaaatatacaaaattatCCTATTAACCTAAATGTAGATGTTTGCTTGGTCCTTCTGCACTGAAGCTAAGTAGCAATCAATGCACGTCTGTGCTGTTCAGaatcaatataataaaaatgggGTATTTTAATTGTGGGTATTATACAGGTGGAGGTGATGGAGTAGAGACTCTCTTGTCTCTCTTACCCAGGACGAGGCCGTTGAGGTCCGGTTGTAGAGAGAGGAACTGATGAGTGTAGTAATCTAACTGTTCAGCAGTGATCATCCACGGATCATCCAGATAATCCGACTCATCCACGTCCATCACTGGTGTGATTTCCACTGATACAGGGACCTGAGAGAGGCCGAGGGGCAACGAAACAGATTCATGACTCGTTTACATCTGACTGAGCTGAATCCTGAATGATCCGATCACAGGTGATGTTTAGTCATTACAGACATAAACAGGGTGAAGTTCTCTCAGAGACACAATCACTTAAACCCCAGCGAAAGATCtacaagtaaatgtgtgtgtgtgtgtgtgtgtgtgtacctgagtgAGTGTAGGTAGATCTGCTGATGGTTTAGGTGTGTAGTGATTGGATGATGAAGTTTCCTGAAGTTTCTGACTCACGTGAGACTGTAACGGCCCTTCGATGGAAACAGAAatcaacgtcatgtttttaacgtcatgttttacactttgggtacattcatggcagaaacggtagttactcatcacacaagattcatcagttcacaaggttatactgaACACTGTCAtgaacaattcagtgtctccaattcacctcacttgcatgtctttggactgtgggaggaaaccggagctcctggaggaaacccatgcggacacagggagaacatgcaaactccacacagaaagaacccggaccgccccacctggggatcaaacccaggaccttcttgctgtgaggcgacagtgctacccacttggccaccgtgctgcccaaaatataaatactgtatataatatagaaTGCTGTGTGAACTAACAAGTATTGTTTGgagccaataataataataataataataataataataatactttaataataataataataataatagtaataataataatagtaataacaataataataatactttaatactaataataatacttcaataataataataataataataatacttcaataataataataatagtaataataataaaaatgataataatagtaataataataatattactttaataataataataataatagtaataatattaataatagtaataataataataatagtaataataataataataataatactttaatagtaataataatacttcaataataataataataataatacttcaataataataataatagtaataataaaaatgataataatagtaataataataataatactttaataataataataacaataatagtaataatattaataatagtaataataataataataataatattaataatataattattaattataataataaaagatgatggtaagaaaaacaacagcaaaataataacaacaacaataataataataataatcataataataacaacagtaaaaatgataattatacaataataataacaataataataataataagtttctTACCTGAGGAGGAATCACTTCCATTCCTGTGCATGGTGGAGTCACAAATGTGATGCAGAAATCACCAGACCAAGAGTCCTGCTGGGAGAACCAGATTTCCTGTTCAGTTAAACCAGTTCTGCACGGGTGTGAAAACGCTGATGTAACTGAAAGGTAAAAGATGCTCACGAAAACCAATCAGCGTCACGAAATCGTCATCATAGCTGCATCAAACTGCGTCATATTTAAACACGTGCATGTGGTTTCAGACACAGatgctaaaagtatgtggacacgtctTCTAGCAATTGTGTCTAGcaattaaaaatagtttatatTTGTATGAAAGCTGAGTGCTCGTGGGGTGCAACAGTAAATTCTGGGGTTtggatctcagctgtgctatcgacaggtcaggcatctacacagatatgGTAAAATAAGGAGtaagtaaaacctcaaacacAGGATTTGAATCAGTACTCAGTGTAGGTTTTACCCATGAGAAAGGATGTTAAAATCATGTTAGAAAGAACTGAATCAAACAATAAGCCTACTTCTGAATATGAATTTTACTCCTCTGATGTTAAACAAGGCCAGATTTTTAGAAAAGCTTTTGGGCTGTTCACCGCCAGCTTTTACAGCTTCTTTCCTCAGATGTAATCGTCACAGAGATGCCAGCTCAGCCCGTGAGTGTGTGTTCTTCCGTCACTGTTCAGCCCGTATCGAGGATGACTGCTCAACACTCGGCTTTTCTTCATCCTGTCATGTCTCTTCAGAGTAAATCCTGAATACAGGACTGATCCTGTCATCCTGTTTACCTTTCTCTCCGGCCTTTTCCTCCCCTCCTCATGATCTCCGTGCACACAGGAAGCTCATATCACCTCGTCCCGACACCTCTGTTTACTGCGAAGAAGAAgagaaacataaataataacattaagtGATTGTCAGGGCGTGTTAACAGTGATCCAGCTTTCTGATTCTGTTTCATCTGGCCAGAAATGAGCACAACTTCCagaactgctgctgctgctgctaatGTAGGCGCTATTGCTGCTAAAGTATCTGCTATTGCTACTAATGTAGCTGTTATTGCTGCTAATGCAGCGGCTGTTTCTACTGCTGCCACTACTGATGCTATTGCCTCTGCTACTAATGCTACTGCAGCGGTTATTGCTGTTGCTTGTGCTGCAGTGCAGCTGCTATTGCTGCTACTGCAGATGCTGCTATTTCTGCAAATGCAGTTGCTGATGCTACGGATGCTAATGCTGCCGTTGCTACTGCAGCTGCTTTCGCAGTGGCTGTTGCTGCTAGTGCTGATGCTACTGCTATTACTGTTAATGCAGCTGCTATCGCTGCTAATGCTACTGCAACTGTTGCTGCTATAACTGCTACTGCTATTGCTGCTACTGATGCTATTGCTGCCACTATTGTTGTTGCTATTGCTGCTACTGCAGCTCCTGCTGTTTTTGCTAATGCAGTTGCTTATGCTACTGATGCTGCTAGTGCTGCTATTGCTactgctgttgttgttgttaatgcTGCTGTCACCACTGCAGCTGCTATTGCTGCTAATGCTGCCAGAGCTACTACAGCTGCTATTGCTGCTACAACAGCTCTTATTGCTGCTAATGCTGCCAATGCTACTGCAGCTGTTACTGCTACTTCTAATGCAGCCAATGCAGCTGCTATTTCTGCAAATGCAGTTGCTGATGCTACTGCTGCTATTGCTGTTAATGCAGCTGCTATTGCTACTGAGCTGCTAGTGCTGTTATTGTCACCACTGCAGCTGCTATTGCTGCTAATGCAGCTGTTGCTGCTATTGCTGCCACTATTGTTGTTGCTATTGCCACTGCTATTGCTCCTACTGCAGCTGCTGCTATTTCTGCTAATGCAGTTGCTGATGCTACTGATGCTGCTATTGCTACTGCTGTTGTTGTTAATGCTGCTGCTATTGCCAATGAGCTGCTAGTGCTGTTATTGTCAGTACTGCAGCTGATATTGCTTCTAATGCAGCTACTGATGCTACTGCTATTACTGTTAATGCTGCTGCTATTGCTGCTACTGATGCTATTGCTGCCACTATTGTTGTTACTATTGCCACTGCTATTGCTGCTAATGTAGCTGGTATTGCTACTGCAGCCGCTATTGCTGCTAATGTAGACGCTATTGCTGCTAATGTAGCTGCTATTGCTGCTAATGCTGCCACTGCAGAAGCTAGTGTTGCTATTGCTGCTACTGCAGCTGATGTAGTTGAATCTCCGGTTGACCCTGATCCTGTAAGCTGGAGGATTTCCTGTCTGATCAGGAAGCAGAGAACAGAACCACAAAGCAGAGTTAAATCACATCAGCTCCAGTACAAACTAAACAAGCTAATTTCACTAAACAACATGCGCTGGCTAACTGGTGAGAGAAGTTGTACGTGGCGTTTGGGTGGCGCAGTGATTTAACACACTAGTCCACAACTGTGGAAACGCTGGTTCGAGTCTCAGCGGTGCAAACAGCCTAGAAAAGTCTTTAATATAAACACTTGATATACACcagtcaggcataacattatgaccacctccttgtttctacactcacggttcattttatcagctccacttaccatatagaagcactttgtagttctacaattactgactgtagtccatctgtttctttacatgctttttttaacccactttcaccttgttcttcaatggtcaggacccccacaggaccaccacagagcaggtattatttaggtggtggatcgttctcagcactgctgtgacactgacactgcAGCAACACCTTACTGTTaatgctggactgacaatagtccaccaaccaaaaacatccagccgagagcgccccgtgggcagcgtcctatgaccactgatgaaggtcaaaagatgagcgactcaaacagcagcaatagatgagtgatcgtctctgactttacatctacaaggtggaccaactaggtaggagtgtctaacagagtggacagtgagtggacacggtatttaaaacctccatatatatatatatgagtgtgtgtgtgtaattaagcGGTGGTTAGACGTCATCAGTTCAGGCTGACCTGCATTCTCTATTAACGGATGTCACTTAGACAATAGCAAtgatgatcagtgtgtgtgtgtgtgtgtgtgtgtgtgcgtgtgtgtgtgcgtgtgtgtgtgtgcctcctCATACAGGCCAAGACAAACAACCACAAGGCCAGATGTTAAACAGATGCTGCTCCGAAGTGAGACAAAGGCCTCGTCCTTGTTTATGCCTAAATACATTAATGTGTGTTTGCGTTCATCTGTAATCAGTACAGCTGCTCTGGTCAACATTTAGAAGCAACACCAGCTCTTCCGGTCAGTACatttaggagcaacaacagctcttCCGGTCAGTACATTTAGAAGCAACACCAGCTCTTCCGGTCAGTACATTTAGAAGCAACACCAGCTCTTCCGGTCAGTACATTTAGAAGCAACACCAGCTCTTCCGGTCAGTACATTTAGGAGCAACACCAGCTCTTCCGGTCAGTACATTTAGAAGCAACACCAGCTCTTCCGGTCAGTACATTTAGAAGCAACACCAGCTCTTCCGGTCAGTACATTTAGAAGCAACACCAGCTCTTCCGGTCAGTACATTTAGAAGCAACACCAGCTCTTCCGGTCAGTACATTTAGGAGCAACACCAGCTCTTCCGGTCAGTACATTTAGGAGCAACACCAGCTCTTCCTGTCAGTACatttaggagcaacaacagctcttCCGGTCAGTACATTtagaagcaacaacagctctTCCGGTCAGTACATTTAGAAGCAACACCAGCTCTTCCGGTCAGTACATTTAGAAGCAACACCAGCTCTTCCGGTCAGTACATTTAGAAGCAACACCAGCTCTTCCGGTCAGTACATTTAGAAGCAACACCAGCTCTTCCGGTCAGTACATTTAGAAGCAACACCAGCTCTTCCTGTCAGTACAGCTGCTCTAGCCAACATTTAGGAGCAACACCAGCTCTTCCGGTCAGTACATTTAGGAGCAACACCAGCTCTACCGGTCAGTACATTTAGAAGCAACACCAGCTCTTCCGGTCAGTACAGCTGCTCTGGCCAACATTTAGGAGCTCGGTCTATTAGGTGCagacaaactagccctatttaaatGGGCTCCCGCTGGATTCACTCCATCACTCGAGGAATGAGATGTTCCAGTG contains the following coding sequences:
- the reps2 gene encoding ralBP1-associated Eps domain-containing protein 2 isoform X1; its protein translation is MHRNGSDSSSGPLQSHVSQKLQETSSSNHYTPKPSADLPTLTQVPVSVEITPVMDVDESDYLDDPWMITAEQLDYYTHQFLSLQPDLNGLVLGTAAKSFFTKSRLPIPELSHIWELSDVDRDGALTFPEFCTAFHLVVARKNGYALPECLPRTLRTAFLPPPQDTQPLIVFEDTETLRNSAPVEELGVKQHESSEEKHEAADFSPSRTAASEDQSLHPTSTLKTEPSNELDINMKTKTRPRSYSSTSVDDAMKKSEEPPTPPPRPQKTHSRASSLDLNKLLQQGRKSGWLPLPTPPPPPPALPPRTLTSQMLHAILPCAEQNSQHAVQQPDFAVFSKLRVKEDSTALSQSHTPQKPARRKPENKNTSLPTGVAYSNPASSSVPKPSQRQKREIQTAIRKNKETNAVLKRLNSELQQQLKEIHQERVTLESQLERLRPSAST
- the reps2 gene encoding ralBP1-associated Eps domain-containing protein 2 isoform X2; the protein is MHRNGSDSSSGPLQSHVSQKLQETSSSNHYTPKPSADLPTLTQVPVSVEITPVMDVDESDYLDDPWMITAEQLDYYTHQFLSLQPDLNGLVLGTAAKSFFTKSRLPIPELSHIWELSDVDRDGALTFPEFCTAFHLVVARKNGYALPECLPRTLRTAFLPPPQDTQPLIVFEDTETLRNSAPVEELGVKQHESSEEKHEADFSPSRTAASEDQSLHPTSTLKTEPSNELDINMKTKTRPRSYSSTSVDDAMKKSEEPPTPPPRPQKTHSRASSLDLNKLLQQGRKSGWLPLPTPPPPPPALPPRTLTSQMLHAILPCAEQNSQHAVQQPDFAVFSKLRVKEDSTALSQSHTPQKPARRKPENKNTSLPTGVAYSNPASSSVPKPSQRQKREIQTAIRKNKETNAVLKRLNSELQQQLKEIHQERVTLESQLERLRPSAST
- the reps2 gene encoding ralBP1-associated Eps domain-containing protein 2 isoform X3, which encodes MHRNGSDSSSGPLQSHVSQKLQETSSSNHYTPKPSADLPTLTQVPVSVEITPVMDVDESDYLDDPWMITAEQLDYYTHQFLSLQPDLNGLVLGTAAKSFFTKSRLPIPELSHIWELSDVDRDGALTFPEFCTAFHLVVARKNGYALPECLPRTLRTAFLPPPQDTQPLIVFEDTETLRNSAPVEELGVKQHESSEEKHEAADFSPSRTAASEDQSLHPTSTLKTEPSNELDINMKTKTRPRSYSSTSVDDAMKKSEEPPTPPPRPQKTHSRASSLDLNKLLQQGRKSGWLPLPTPPPPPPALPPRTLTSQDSTALSQSHTPQKPARRKPENKNTSLPTGVAYSNPASSSVPKPSQRQKREIQTAIRKNKETNAVLKRLNSELQQQLKEIHQERVTLESQLERLRPSAST